The following are encoded together in the Tripterygium wilfordii isolate XIE 37 chromosome 3, ASM1340144v1, whole genome shotgun sequence genome:
- the LOC119992875 gene encoding NDR1/HIN1-like protein 13, with protein MEGRDSPPNDDPPPHPNPSPVSKNNNNDSTAANEPPLLPPPPPIKVHSETYIIQIPKEIIYRVPPPENAAIVEQFRTPVKKDRSHCKRIVWIIVALALIALVIGVTMAVLHHIFSPQVPSFSIDKVVLKTLKSSSHQRSNFGFEVTLKAKNPNERMDISYDTGDVLLLLKEHKFATGEMPELHQDEGGSSDVRIGLKGSSATLPKEIEKAKDHPVSLTLKMHVKVKFDAPILNIGSKDMDVDGLYILFLGPNFTSVIWGTDDPIAIEQAQILQERFGSGLAIHAFLPPIKSTS; from the exons ATGGAGGGGCGGGATTCGCCTCCCAACGATGACCCGCCTCCCCATCCAAATCCCTCCCCCGTCTCAAAGAACAATAACAATGACTCCACCGCTGCCAATGAACCTCCCCTTCTACCACCGCCGCCGCCAATTAAAGTTCATTCAGAAACCTACATTATCCAAATCCCAAAAGAAATCATATATCGAGTTCCTCCACCGGAAAATGCTGCCATTGTCGAACAATTTCGCACCCCGGTTAAGAAGGATAGGTCACATTGCAAGCGCATCGTGTGGATTATTGTAGCATTGGCTCTAATTGCTCTTGTAATTGGGGTAACCATGGCCGTATTGCACCATATTTTTAGCCCTCAAGTTCCTTCTTTTTCAATTGATAAGGTTGttctcaaaaccctaaaatcttCCAGTCATCAGAGGTCAAATTTTGGATTTGAAGTCACACTCAAAGCCAAAAATCCAAATGAAAGAATGGACATCTCTTATGATACTGGAGATGTCTTGCTTCTTCTTAAAGAACACAAGTTCGCAACGGGGGAAATGCCCGAATTGCACCAAGACGAAGGTGGTTCAAGCGACGTTCGTATAGGGCTAAAGGGTTCGAGTGCAACATTGCCTAAAGAGATTGAGAAGGCCAAAGATCATCCGGTGTCATTAACGTTAAAAATGCATGTCAAGGTGAAATTTGATGCTCCCATACTCAATATTGGGAGCAAGGACATGGATGTG GATGGGCTTTATATTTTATTCCTGGGCCCAAATTTCACTTCAGTGATTTGGGGTACAGATGATCCAATTGCTATTGAGCAGGCCCAGATCTTACAAGAGAGATTTGGGTCTGGGCTAGCTATCCATGCATTCCTCCCTCCCATTAAATCTACATCATAA